The following proteins come from a genomic window of Nostoc sp. ATCC 53789:
- the rpmB gene encoding 50S ribosomal protein L28: MSRRCELTGKKANNAFAVSHSHRRTKRLQHANLQSKRVWWAGGNRWVKLKLSTKAIKTLEVKGLEAMAKEAGINLNHY, from the coding sequence ATGTCTCGTCGCTGTGAACTAACTGGTAAGAAGGCAAATAACGCCTTTGCTGTTTCTCACTCCCACCGTCGTACAAAACGCCTTCAGCACGCCAATCTGCAAAGCAAGCGTGTTTGGTGGGCTGGCGGAAATCGCTGGGTCAAATTAAAGCTGTCCACCAAAGCAATTAAAACCCTAGAAGTTAAAGGGTTAGAAGCAATGGCGAAAGAAGCTGGTATTAACCTCAATCATTACTAA
- a CDS encoding Uma2 family endonuclease, translated as MLLELKRIHVPPGQRVLLRDVTWQELETILEDLGEHRVARIAYDRGILEIMAPLPEHEYDKEIIGDLVKALLEELNTEFISLGSTTFKNQVMAQGIEPDQCFYIKNESKIRGKKRLDLTVDPPPDLAIEVDITSRTHPNIYEALKVPELWRFNKGKLQINVLQDGHYVESQQSLNFPQFKLGEAITQYLEQTITEGRNATFKAFRLWVQKQI; from the coding sequence ATGTTGTTGGAATTAAAGCGCATCCATGTTCCACCAGGACAAAGAGTGTTACTGCGAGATGTAACCTGGCAAGAATTGGAAACAATTCTAGAGGATTTAGGGGAACACCGTGTAGCACGAATTGCTTATGACAGGGGAATACTGGAGATTATGGCACCACTGCCAGAACATGAATATGATAAAGAAATTATTGGCGATTTAGTCAAAGCGCTTCTGGAAGAGCTAAATACTGAGTTCATCAGTCTTGGTTCTACAACTTTCAAAAACCAAGTAATGGCTCAAGGTATAGAACCTGACCAGTGTTTCTATATAAAAAATGAATCTAAAATTCGTGGAAAGAAGCGTCTAGATTTAACAGTAGACCCCCCTCCAGATTTAGCTATAGAAGTTGACATTACTTCTCGCACTCATCCTAATATTTATGAAGCTTTAAAAGTACCTGAGCTTTGGCGTTTTAACAAAGGAAAGCTCCAAATTAATGTTCTGCAAGATGGTCATTATGTAGAGTCTCAGCAAAGCCTAAATTTTCCTCAGTTTAAATTAGGTGAAGCGATTACTCAATATCTTGAGCAAACTATAACCGAAGGCAGAAATGCAACATTCAAAGCTTTTCGTCTTTGGGTACAAAAGCAGATATAA
- a CDS encoding helix-turn-helix domain-containing protein has product MSENFSQEKAFECYDMHESKFLTPFQRKALLKNLQANLQPEYRRRIEIMLLADKGKSQSQICEILSCSQEMARYWIGVAEAGLAHKWNERPIGRPKTVNDQYIERLKELVSNSPREYGYAFSCWTAQWLSKHLANEFGIAITDRHVNRLLKKMGLSTKRKNSCPQETDKNKDAGITICDLQSNSEPSLHWSFNLIQTNN; this is encoded by the coding sequence ATGTCAGAAAATTTCAGTCAAGAGAAAGCTTTTGAATGCTATGACATGCACGAGAGCAAGTTCTTAACACCTTTCCAACGGAAGGCACTGCTGAAAAACCTGCAAGCTAATTTACAACCAGAATATCGTCGGCGGATTGAAATTATGTTACTTGCTGATAAAGGTAAATCTCAAAGCCAAATCTGTGAAATCTTAAGTTGTTCCCAAGAAATGGCACGGTACTGGATTGGTGTAGCAGAAGCAGGTTTAGCACATAAATGGAATGAGCGACCGATAGGTAGACCAAAAACTGTTAACGATCAATATATTGAACGCTTGAAAGAATTGGTAAGTAATAGTCCGCGTGAATATGGTTACGCATTTAGCTGCTGGACAGCACAATGGTTAAGTAAACACTTAGCAAATGAATTTGGCATTGCAATTACCGATCGCCATGTTAATCGGCTGCTAAAAAAAATGGGACTTTCTACTAAGCGCAAAAATTCTTGTCCACAAGAAACTGACAAAAATAAAGATGCTGGCATTACAATCTGTGACTTGCAATCTAACTCTGAACCTAGTTTGCATTGGTCATTTAATCTAATTCAGACCAATAACTAA
- a CDS encoding peptidase domain-containing ABC transporter, which produces MPSAFSQQYLAEQITQVLGKSLSKEELDTCLGGLKIVEPQVAKQFWQATTTDTGIYIVLGGKVRLLDSSNNLITTLFSGSSFGELTLFPEKEFSPYVARASANLKLCYINQETLQEVIRTSLSVRDRLLRRAEVWDLLLLCCYNSLIGHNGTVEETFKALSLFERHNLESGSLSANLTKDIKLWLLHRGELLDSHGRRLTPGNIYLNPKEGSLQVAQSAIAYSLSNADWQTALQHWPQLAELIDSQEPQTVLESGDLGLGTRKDFSQSPQSPIPSIEPKQKQKRQRPYFPSPKVRAGHWLGRLTKRYPFFEQQSASDCGASCLVMISRYWGKRFNVNRIRDLTNVSRSGASMRGLTAAAESIGFASRPVKASFDKLAQQPLPAIAHWEGKHYVVVYEVNKKRVIIGDPAIGQRTLTASEFKAGWTGYALLLQPTDLLKETQEATTAFWQFFDLVKPHSQVLLEVFIASVLIQVFGLVTPLFTQLLLDRVIVQGSTLTLNAVGLGLLIFGFFRVALNGLRQYLLDHTANRLSLTLLVGFIKHTFRLPLAFFESRYVGDIVSRVQENQKIQRFLTGEALSIGLDLMTVFVYVALMFWYSWQMALFSLAIVPPFVLLALVATPFLRRISREVFNASAKENSYLIQSLTGIRSVRSMAIEQTVRWHWEELLNNVIKKTFSGQVISNQLQIFSSSIESLVTTGLLWFGAWQVIQNQLTIGQLIAFNMLLGNVIRPFQRLVVLWNQLQEVIISTERINDVLEAEPEEDLQFQPRQTLSSLRGHIVFENVTFRYHPESDINVLENLSFEIKPEQTIAVVGRSGSGKTTLSKLILGLYLPTDGKILIDGQDVTNISLRSLRSQIGVVDQDTFLFGGTIQENISIAHPEVSQEEIIEAARLAGADEFIKLMPMGYETQIGEGGGMLSGGQRQRLAIARALLGNPCFLIFDEATSHLDAESERIIQHNLTKILQGRTSLIIAHRLSTVRNADLILVLDRGILVESGTHEQLIAKKGHYFYLNQQQLAQTG; this is translated from the coding sequence ATGCCATCAGCGTTTTCCCAGCAATATTTAGCTGAACAAATTACCCAAGTCTTGGGTAAGTCGCTGTCAAAGGAAGAACTTGATACGTGTCTTGGAGGGCTGAAGATTGTCGAACCACAAGTAGCAAAGCAGTTTTGGCAAGCAACTACAACTGACACAGGAATTTATATTGTCCTGGGTGGTAAAGTCAGGCTGCTGGATAGCTCTAACAATTTAATTACTACTCTCTTTTCTGGATCGTCATTTGGCGAGTTGACTTTATTTCCAGAAAAGGAATTTAGTCCTTATGTTGCTAGAGCTTCGGCAAATTTAAAGCTTTGTTATATCAACCAAGAGACTTTACAAGAGGTAATTCGGACATCGCTTAGTGTCCGCGATCGCCTTTTAAGACGCGCAGAGGTCTGGGATTTGCTGCTGTTATGTTGTTACAACTCCTTAATTGGGCATAATGGCACCGTTGAGGAGACGTTTAAAGCGCTATCTCTATTTGAGCGACACAATCTAGAAAGTGGTTCTTTAAGTGCCAATCTCACTAAAGATATCAAGCTTTGGTTGCTGCATCGGGGCGAACTGCTAGATTCTCATGGGCGAAGATTGACACCTGGAAACATCTACCTGAATCCCAAAGAGGGAAGTTTGCAGGTAGCACAATCAGCGATCGCTTACAGTTTGAGTAATGCGGATTGGCAAACAGCCCTACAACACTGGCCGCAATTAGCAGAGTTGATAGATTCCCAAGAGCCTCAAACTGTCCTGGAGAGTGGAGATTTGGGGCTGGGGACTAGGAAAGACTTTTCCCAATCCCCACAATCCCCAATTCCTAGCATTGAGCCAAAACAAAAGCAAAAAAGACAACGGCCGTACTTTCCTAGCCCAAAGGTAAGGGCTGGGCATTGGTTGGGACGCTTGACTAAACGGTATCCGTTTTTTGAACAACAAAGCGCTTCTGACTGTGGAGCATCTTGTCTAGTGATGATTAGTCGCTATTGGGGTAAGCGCTTTAATGTTAACCGCATCCGAGATTTAACTAACGTTAGCCGTAGTGGGGCATCAATGCGGGGTTTGACAGCAGCCGCAGAAAGTATCGGCTTTGCTAGCCGTCCGGTGAAAGCTAGCTTCGATAAACTAGCCCAACAACCCCTACCTGCGATCGCTCACTGGGAAGGTAAGCACTATGTTGTCGTCTATGAAGTCAATAAAAAACGGGTAATTATTGGCGACCCCGCCATCGGTCAACGTACCCTTACTGCTAGCGAATTTAAAGCCGGTTGGACTGGTTACGCCCTGTTATTACAACCCACAGACTTACTCAAAGAAACCCAAGAAGCGACTACAGCATTTTGGCAATTTTTTGATTTAGTCAAACCTCACTCGCAAGTACTGCTAGAAGTGTTTATCGCTTCGGTGTTGATTCAGGTGTTTGGACTAGTTACACCTCTATTTACCCAGCTACTGTTAGACCGAGTAATTGTCCAGGGAAGTACCCTAACTTTAAACGCCGTTGGTTTAGGCTTACTAATTTTTGGTTTTTTCCGCGTTGCTCTGAATGGACTGCGGCAATATCTACTAGATCACACAGCCAATCGTCTGTCACTAACACTGCTGGTAGGTTTTATTAAGCATACCTTTCGCTTGCCCCTAGCTTTTTTTGAGTCGCGGTACGTTGGCGATATTGTCTCTCGCGTCCAAGAAAACCAAAAAATTCAGCGCTTTCTAACTGGAGAAGCACTGTCTATTGGTTTGGATTTGATGACAGTATTTGTCTATGTGGCATTGATGTTTTGGTATAGCTGGCAAATGGCATTGTTCAGTTTAGCGATCGTCCCGCCTTTTGTATTATTGGCGCTGGTCGCTACACCTTTTTTGCGCCGCATTAGCCGCGAAGTTTTTAATGCTTCAGCTAAAGAGAACAGTTATTTGATTCAATCCCTCACGGGTATTCGCTCAGTTCGCTCAATGGCAATTGAGCAAACAGTCCGATGGCATTGGGAAGAACTGCTGAATAATGTCATTAAAAAGACCTTTAGCGGCCAGGTAATTAGTAACCAACTACAAATTTTCAGTTCTAGTATCGAATCACTAGTTACTACAGGATTACTCTGGTTTGGTGCATGGCAGGTAATTCAAAATCAACTAACCATTGGACAATTAATTGCCTTCAATATGTTGTTAGGAAACGTTATTCGACCTTTCCAACGACTCGTTGTCCTGTGGAATCAGTTGCAAGAAGTGATCATTTCCACTGAGCGAATTAATGATGTTTTAGAAGCAGAGCCAGAAGAAGATTTACAATTTCAACCACGTCAGACTTTAAGTAGTTTACGCGGTCATATTGTATTTGAAAATGTGACTTTTCGTTATCATCCAGAAAGTGATATTAACGTGTTAGAAAACCTCAGTTTTGAAATCAAACCTGAGCAAACTATAGCAGTTGTAGGTCGTAGTGGTTCTGGAAAAACAACCCTCTCCAAACTGATTTTAGGGCTATATCTGCCGACGGATGGCAAAATTTTGATTGATGGTCAAGATGTGACTAATATTTCTCTGCGATCGCTCCGCTCCCAAATCGGCGTTGTAGACCAAGATACCTTTTTGTTTGGCGGTACGATTCAGGAGAATATCAGTATTGCTCATCCAGAAGTTTCGCAAGAAGAAATTATTGAAGCGGCGCGGCTAGCAGGAGCAGATGAGTTTATTAAGCTAATGCCAATGGGCTACGAAACCCAAATTGGTGAAGGTGGGGGTATGTTATCCGGTGGACAACGCCAACGCCTAGCGATCGCTCGTGCTTTGTTAGGAAACCCCTGCTTCTTGATATTCGATGAAGCAACCAGTCACTTAGACGCTGAATCTGAGCGGATTATTCAGCACAACCTGACAAAAATTCTTCAAGGACGCACAAGTTTAATTATTGCTCATCGTCTCTCTACAGTGCGTAATGCTGACTTAATTTTGGTTTTAGATCGGGGCATTTTGGTCGAAAGCGGCACTCATGAGCAATTAATCGCTAAAAAAGGACATTATTTTTATCTCAATCAGCAACAACTAGCGCAAACAGGTTGA
- a CDS encoding HlyD family efflux transporter periplasmic adaptor subunit: MPNPSNNSSSAFAIPKPTEFHLVENTNAIFHPQTQKTSEANDWFYGTEELLDALPKLWTRSLLYLLVGFAGIILPWAMLSKVDETGSARGRMEPEGATQKLDSPVTSSITAVNVKEGSTVKAGQILVQLESDVLRTDLQQVQTKLEGLLNRRSQLDLLKNQIILTINIQEQQNKSQELEKLAQVSQAQQNLDAKQSTYNSQRLEKLALVQQASQNISSTQIAQKLAKSRFSRDVTEVARYRQLLRQGAIPQIKVVELEKIAEESQRLQEQAKSDITQAQLRLKEELNRYQSLMSQALSDIQQAKLSLQEQQSSYRSVVQAGRLAVLKNQEQLKDLQGQITNLQSEIAQTGSQITSLQLQMQQRIVRSPIDGTVFELPIHKPGSVVEPGQMLAQIAPSNTPLILKAQMPSQQSGFLKVGMPVKIKFDAYPFQDYGVVQGRVSWISPNSKVQTTNQGNIETYELEISLLQPYIQTANKRIPLTPGQTASAEVIIRQRRIVDFILDPFKKLQQGGLEL, encoded by the coding sequence ATGCCAAACCCATCTAATAATTCATCATCCGCCTTCGCTATCCCAAAACCAACTGAATTTCACCTGGTGGAAAACACAAATGCCATCTTTCATCCTCAGACACAGAAAACATCTGAAGCAAACGATTGGTTTTATGGCACCGAGGAACTACTAGATGCCTTACCAAAACTCTGGACGCGCTCCCTGTTGTATTTACTGGTAGGCTTTGCTGGAATCATCTTACCTTGGGCAATGCTTTCTAAAGTTGATGAAACAGGGAGCGCTAGAGGACGCATGGAACCTGAAGGAGCTACCCAAAAATTAGATAGTCCAGTTACTAGTAGCATTACCGCCGTCAATGTCAAAGAAGGCTCAACTGTAAAAGCAGGACAGATTTTAGTTCAATTAGAGTCTGATGTGCTGCGAACGGATTTGCAGCAGGTGCAGACAAAACTGGAAGGTTTATTGAATCGGCGATCGCAACTGGATCTCCTGAAAAACCAAATTATCTTGACGATTAACATCCAAGAGCAACAAAATAAATCCCAAGAATTAGAAAAACTTGCTCAAGTTAGTCAGGCACAGCAAAATCTTGATGCTAAACAGAGTACCTATAACTCACAAAGACTAGAAAAATTGGCTTTAGTGCAACAAGCTAGCCAGAATATCAGTTCTACCCAAATTGCTCAAAAGTTAGCGAAGAGTCGTTTCAGCCGAGATGTCACAGAAGTTGCGCGTTATCGCCAGCTTTTGCGGCAAGGTGCAATTCCCCAAATCAAAGTTGTGGAATTAGAAAAGATTGCAGAAGAAAGTCAACGCTTACAGGAACAAGCAAAATCTGATATCACACAAGCACAGTTGCGCTTAAAAGAAGAACTTAACCGCTATCAGTCGTTGATGAGTCAAGCCCTTTCAGATATTCAGCAGGCAAAACTTAGTCTGCAAGAACAGCAAAGCAGCTATCGCAGTGTGGTGCAAGCAGGTAGACTAGCGGTGCTGAAAAATCAGGAACAGCTTAAAGATTTACAAGGACAAATTACTAACCTGCAATCAGAAATTGCTCAAACAGGAAGCCAGATTACATCTTTACAGCTACAGATGCAACAACGAATAGTGCGATCGCCTATTGATGGCACAGTTTTCGAGTTGCCTATCCACAAACCAGGATCTGTAGTAGAACCAGGACAGATGCTTGCCCAAATTGCGCCCAGCAATACTCCTTTGATTCTCAAAGCGCAGATGCCTAGCCAACAAAGCGGTTTTTTAAAGGTAGGAATGCCAGTTAAAATCAAATTTGATGCTTATCCCTTCCAAGATTATGGGGTAGTGCAAGGGCGCGTTAGCTGGATTTCGCCTAACTCGAAAGTTCAAACGACGAATCAAGGTAACATCGAAACCTATGAGTTGGAAATCTCCCTACTTCAGCCTTATATCCAAACTGCCAACAAACGTATCCCTCTAACACCAGGTCAAACTGCAAGTGCAGAGGTGATTATCCGCCAACGCCGGATCGTAGATTTTATTTTAGATCCGTTTAAGAAGTTACAACAAGGTGGTTTGGAGCTTTAG
- a CDS encoding peptidylprolyl isomerase, with protein sequence MSNVLTVSPDDILDHIKLACQIPNVLESIATRKIIEQEAKKAGIQIGLEELQRAADSLRLANQLLKAEDTWAWLEKYHLSLDDFEAIAENNLLSAKLANHLFADKAEQFFYAHQLDYIAAVTYEVVLDDEDLALELFYALQEGEISFQQIARQYIQNTEIRRAGGYQGIRLRTDFRPEIAAAIFAANPPQILKPITTPKGVHIIAVEEIIKPQLDEQRRLKIIGDLFTNWLKSQTAAMEIVTKLTKDTSSKVSKDVLIQA encoded by the coding sequence ATGTCAAATGTATTGACTGTTTCTCCTGATGATATTCTTGACCACATAAAGCTTGCTTGCCAAATCCCTAATGTATTAGAGTCGATCGCAACCAGAAAAATTATTGAACAGGAAGCGAAAAAGGCAGGTATTCAAATTGGTTTAGAAGAACTGCAACGCGCAGCAGATAGCTTGCGTTTAGCCAATCAACTGCTCAAAGCAGAAGACACCTGGGCGTGGTTAGAAAAATATCATCTTTCTTTAGACGACTTTGAAGCAATAGCCGAAAACAACCTTCTCTCAGCCAAATTAGCAAATCATTTATTTGCAGACAAAGCTGAACAATTTTTTTATGCACACCAACTCGATTACATTGCAGCAGTCACTTATGAAGTTGTATTAGATGATGAAGATTTAGCGCTAGAACTATTTTATGCGCTGCAAGAAGGGGAAATTAGTTTTCAACAAATCGCCCGTCAATACATCCAAAATACTGAAATACGCCGGGCTGGAGGATATCAAGGAATACGTCTACGCACTGATTTTAGACCGGAGATTGCAGCAGCCATCTTTGCTGCTAATCCCCCACAAATTCTCAAGCCAATAACTACTCCCAAAGGAGTGCATATAATTGCAGTTGAGGAAATCATTAAACCTCAATTAGACGAACAAAGACGACTGAAAATCATTGGAGACTTGTTTACTAATTGGTTAAAGTCACAAACTGCTGCTATGGAAATAGTCACAAAGCTCACAAAGGATACTAGTTCTAAAGTATCTAAAGATGTTTTAATACAGGCTTAA
- the gatC gene encoding Asp-tRNA(Asn)/Glu-tRNA(Gln) amidotransferase subunit GatC: MIDQEQVHKVANLARLELTPEEEEQFTTQLGSILDYIQQLDELDVSNVPPTTRAIDVSNITREDELQPYANRESILNSAPEQEGEFFKVPKILNSND; the protein is encoded by the coding sequence ATGATTGACCAAGAACAAGTTCATAAAGTAGCTAATCTGGCTCGTTTAGAATTGACTCCAGAAGAAGAGGAACAATTTACTACCCAATTGGGAAGTATTCTGGATTATATTCAACAGTTGGATGAGCTGGATGTCAGTAACGTGCCCCCAACAACACGGGCAATTGATGTTAGCAATATCACACGAGAGGATGAATTGCAACCCTATGCTAATCGTGAAAGTATTCTTAACAGTGCGCCTGAACAGGAAGGCGAATTTTTCAAAGTTCCAAAAATTCTTAACAGCAATGACTAA
- a CDS encoding photosystem I assembly protein Ycf3, which yields MPRTQKNDNFVDKSFTVMADIILKILPTNKKAKEAFVYYRDGMSAQAEGEYAEALEYYEEALTLEEDTNDRGYILYNMGLIYASNGDHNKALELYHQAIELNPRLPQALNNIAVIYHYQGEKEKEAGDNEAGEALFDQAADYWIRAIRMAPNNYIEAQNWLKTTGRSQIDVFF from the coding sequence ATGCCAAGAACACAAAAAAACGATAATTTTGTTGACAAATCCTTTACAGTGATGGCAGATATCATCTTGAAGATCCTGCCAACTAACAAAAAAGCTAAAGAAGCGTTTGTTTATTATCGAGATGGCATGTCGGCCCAAGCAGAAGGGGAATATGCTGAAGCATTGGAGTACTATGAAGAAGCTTTAACACTAGAGGAAGATACCAACGATCGCGGTTATATTCTCTACAACATGGGGCTAATCTATGCCAGCAACGGCGACCACAACAAAGCTTTAGAACTGTATCACCAGGCAATTGAGTTAAACCCACGCCTACCCCAAGCCTTGAACAATATCGCTGTGATTTATCACTACCAAGGCGAAAAGGAAAAAGAAGCTGGAGATAACGAGGCTGGCGAAGCACTTTTTGACCAAGCCGCAGACTATTGGATTCGAGCTATTCGCATGGCTCCCAATAACTACATCGAAGCCCAAAACTGGTTGAAAACCACCGGGCGATCGCAGATTGACGTATTCTTTTAG
- a CDS encoding SOS response-associated peptidase: MCGRFTLNQSVEALAQVFHVEPVLDLAANFNIAPTQMVATVLQNPESEKREFQQLHWGLIPSWAKDAGMGAKLINARAETVAEKPAFRSAFKHRRCLVLADGFYEWQRQQGKSKKQPFYFRLEDGQPFGFAGLWEKWRSPANDEIISCTILTTAANELLQPIHDRMPVILEPKDYDLWLDSQIQTPQTLQQLLLPYPAPAMIAYPVSTLVNNSRHNSPECIIPLREENAPTNQLN, translated from the coding sequence ATGTGTGGAAGATTTACTCTAAACCAGTCAGTAGAAGCTTTAGCCCAAGTTTTCCATGTCGAGCCAGTTCTAGATTTAGCAGCCAACTTTAATATCGCGCCTACCCAAATGGTGGCAACTGTGTTACAAAACCCCGAAAGCGAAAAGCGTGAATTTCAGCAGTTGCATTGGGGATTAATTCCCTCATGGGCAAAAGATGCAGGAATGGGAGCAAAGCTGATTAATGCTAGGGCAGAAACTGTTGCCGAAAAACCAGCTTTTCGTTCGGCTTTTAAACATCGTCGCTGTTTAGTGTTAGCTGATGGCTTTTATGAGTGGCAACGTCAACAAGGTAAAAGTAAAAAGCAGCCGTTTTATTTTCGTCTTGAAGATGGGCAACCCTTCGGCTTTGCCGGTTTATGGGAGAAATGGCGATCGCCTGCTAACGACGAAATAATCTCTTGTACAATTTTGACAACGGCAGCAAACGAATTACTTCAACCTATCCACGACCGGATGCCAGTGATTCTAGAGCCAAAAGATTACGATTTATGGCTAGATTCTCAAATCCAAACGCCCCAAACCCTACAGCAGCTATTGCTTCCCTATCCAGCGCCAGCAATGATTGCGTATCCAGTTAGCACCTTGGTAAACAACTCTCGGCATAATAGCCCAGAGTGCATCATCCCACTCAGAGAGGAGAACGCCCCCACAAATCAGTTAAATTAA
- a CDS encoding glutathione S-transferase family protein gives MELLRLYDFLPSGNGYKIRLLFTQLGMPFERVELNILKGETRTPEFLSKNPNGKIPILEIEPGEYLAESNAILVYLSEGTEFLPYDRFLRAQVLQWLFFEQYSHEPFIATSRFWISILGKTEEYSEAIKEKREPGYAALSLMEKHLTSNTFFVGERYTIADIALFAYTHVADEGGFDLTPFSAIQAWIERVKAQPRYISITEV, from the coding sequence ATGGAACTACTGCGTTTGTACGATTTTTTACCTTCCGGTAATGGCTATAAGATACGTCTTTTATTCACACAACTAGGTATGCCTTTTGAAAGGGTAGAGCTTAATATTTTGAAAGGTGAGACTCGAACACCAGAATTTTTAAGTAAAAATCCTAACGGAAAGATACCTATTCTAGAAATTGAGCCAGGGGAATACTTAGCAGAATCAAATGCCATATTGGTATATCTGAGTGAAGGGACAGAATTTTTGCCTTATGACCGCTTTTTAAGAGCGCAAGTGCTGCAATGGTTATTTTTTGAACAGTATAGCCATGAACCTTTTATTGCCACATCAAGATTTTGGATTTCTATTTTAGGTAAAACTGAAGAATATAGTGAAGCTATCAAGGAAAAACGCGAACCAGGTTATGCAGCACTTAGCTTGATGGAAAAACATTTAACCTCTAACACTTTTTTTGTGGGAGAGCGTTACACAATTGCTGATATTGCATTGTTTGCTTATACTCATGTAGCTGACGAAGGTGGGTTTGATTTAACACCATTTTCTGCTATTCAAGCTTGGATAGAAAGAGTCAAAGCTCAACCAAGATATATCAGCATTACAGAAGTATAA
- a CDS encoding DUF167 domain-containing protein codes for MQKKVKVKPNSKQQKIEEQPDGSLTVYLKSPPVDGKANEELIKLLAKKFDVAKSDIRIKSGLSSRQKMIEIDTDT; via the coding sequence ATGCAAAAAAAAGTCAAAGTTAAACCTAATTCAAAACAGCAAAAAATTGAGGAACAACCTGATGGTAGTCTGACTGTATATTTAAAATCGCCTCCAGTTGATGGTAAGGCTAATGAAGAGTTAATTAAACTCCTAGCAAAGAAATTTGATGTAGCCAAATCTGATATCAGAATCAAGTCGGGTTTATCCTCTCGGCAAAAGATGATAGAAATTGATACAGATACTTAG
- a CDS encoding DUF2809 domain-containing protein translates to MLESRKQTIFIIISMLIVVPMGLFSKFYSGPGHQWFNDYGGDILYEIFWCLFAFWLFRSRAAIIQIPIWVFVITCILEFLQLWHPPLLNEIRATLIGKLLLGTTFVWWDFPHYALGCIAGWLWLRQLYKMGYAKKSQS, encoded by the coding sequence ATGCTCGAATCTCGTAAACAAACAATATTTATTATTATTTCTATGCTCATCGTTGTACCGATGGGCCTTTTTTCTAAGTTTTACAGTGGGCCTGGTCATCAGTGGTTTAATGACTACGGAGGAGATATACTTTATGAAATATTTTGGTGTCTATTTGCTTTTTGGTTGTTCAGAAGTCGGGCGGCCATAATCCAAATTCCTATATGGGTTTTTGTCATCACCTGTATACTAGAATTCTTACAACTTTGGCATCCGCCACTATTAAATGAAATTCGTGCCACCTTGATAGGTAAATTATTACTTGGTACTACTTTTGTATGGTGGGATTTTCCTCATTACGCATTGGGTTGTATTGCAGGTTGGTTATGGCTGCGACAATTATATAAAATGGGTTATGCAAAAAAAAGTCAAAGTTAA
- a CDS encoding DUF2231 domain-containing protein: MESTETTQTSSTPFPNIPPVIESNDSEYRDTGVPSTVAIAGHPLHPLSVIFPIAFLAAALGSDIGYWLTSDFFWARASLWLIGLGLAGGLLAAAIGLSDFLKIERVRKRTAGWVHLILNVSILVLSLVNFLLRWGDAESRIVPWGLLISLVVGTLTSASGWFGAELSYRHKIGVVGAGSRRYP, encoded by the coding sequence ATGGAAAGTACAGAAACAACGCAAACAAGTTCAACACCTTTTCCCAATATTCCACCAGTTATTGAAAGTAATGACAGTGAATATCGGGATACTGGCGTACCTAGCACAGTTGCGATCGCAGGACATCCCCTACATCCCCTGAGTGTGATCTTTCCCATCGCCTTTTTAGCCGCCGCCTTGGGAAGTGACATCGGCTACTGGTTAACTAGTGATTTCTTTTGGGCTAGGGCTTCACTATGGTTAATCGGACTCGGATTAGCTGGAGGTTTACTCGCTGCTGCGATCGGTTTGAGCGACTTTTTGAAAATTGAACGAGTTCGCAAGCGCACCGCCGGTTGGGTGCATTTGATCCTTAACGTTTCTATCCTAGTTTTATCACTCGTCAACTTCCTCCTACGTTGGGGCGACGCTGAATCCCGAATAGTTCCCTGGGGACTGTTAATTTCGCTCGTTGTTGGTACGCTGACCAGCGCTTCCGGCTGGTTCGGTGCCGAACTCTCCTATCGCCACAAAATCGGTGTAGTGGGCGCTGGTAGCAGAAGATATCCCTAA